The DNA sequence CGTAGGCGTCTCGAACCCGCGTCGGTCCGACGATACCGAGCGTCGCGACGAACAGCGCTGCTGCACCGCCGCCGAGGACACTCACGAGCATCGACACGAGTGGTGGAGCGTTCATCGTTGGACTAGTAGTTCGCCGCTCTTCGAGTAGGTGTAGCCTGCGTCCTCGAACAACGAGCGTGCACTGGAGGTGTCGAGCGACCCCGTTCGGTGGTTACCGACGAATCGCAGTTCGTCGAGGACAGCGGTCCAACTCTCGCCGGTCGGAGAGAACTCTGTCGTCGCGAGCGGAGACATGACGCCGTAGGCGCGTCCGTCGAAGACCGATTCCGTGAGATACGGCCGGGCGACGAGTCGAGCAACCGCCCGCCTGAAACGAGGGTTGGTAAACGGTGGTTTTCGGAGGTTGTAACCGACGTGGTAACACCACTGAGAGACGCCGGTTCGGACGCTGATATCCGGTGTCGCTAAGGCCGATTTCACCGCGTCCGACGACAACAACCCAGCCGTCGCGTCGACGACACCGTCAGAGAGGAGTTTGATGGCAGACCCGCCGGACGGAGCGACGATGAATTCCAAGCCATCGAACGCGAACCCCCCCTCGAAACGGGCGAGCGACTCGTCGAGTGTCTGCGTCGCCAAGAAGTGCGCGTCGAACGGTTCCAACGAGAGCGACTCACGAAACGACGTCCCAGTCACGCGAAATGGCCCGCTTCCGACCGGTTCGAGGTTGTTGCGAACGAGCGCTTCGGTGACGCGTCCACCGTCGAGCCACGAGACACTCGTCGGGCGAGCGTACGGTTCCCAGACGTGTTCTGGGAGTATCGGCACCGACAACGCCCGGAGCGCGACAGCCTCGTCTACGTCACCGAAACCGAGATGGACCTCACGAGACGACGCCGCGGAGACCGAATCGACGAGTGACGCCCGACCACGATACTCTGGGGACGGGACGAGTTGGTCTAACGACCCGAGCGACGTGTCTGCCAAGAACCGGAAGGTGAATGCGACGTCCGCTGCCGTGATCGCGTTGCCATCGTGCCATTCGAGGTCGTCCCGGAGTCGAACCGAGAGCGTCGACGAGTCGTCGTCGAGCCAGTCCCACGACGCGGCCATCCACGGGTGCATCTCGTCGTCTAGCACCCTCCCGAGTGAGTCGTAGACGAGTCGAATGAACGTCCCATCGGACCGGAACGGCGTCGAAAGCGGGTTGAGGTTCTCCGTCGGACGGGCGTCGGTCATCGTCATTCGAAGTCGGTTCGTTGCCTGCGGCGCGTCAGTCGCCGTGTCTGTCGTCGCCGGTGTCGTCTGAGTGGATTCGTTCGTCGTCACGTTGCCCACGGCCGCAGTAGGTGGGACTCGCGACGGGAATCGTCTGGTCTCGACCGGACGGGCACCGAGGTACGCTGCGACCGAGTGGATTGGTTCGTCTACCGGCCAGTCGACTCTGTCCGGTCTCGTCGCGCGGGCCGTGTGTGGTATCGCGACGGGAGTGAACGGTTGGTTCTCGGCGATTCGGTGTTGGGCGTCAGTGAGCGTCGAGGTTCGGACGACCCCGCGTTCGGTCTGCTGCCGTTCGAGAAGCGAGTCGAGCGACAGGTCGCCGTACCCGAACGGGTTTTGCCACCCGACGTCGGGCGCGTACCGAGAGTGGAGAAGCGGGCGGAGGAAGTCTGGGTCCCACGGGAGTGGGAATCGATAGACGTACACGTCGAAGTCGTGGTTCAAGAGCACAGACCGAAGCAGTTCTTCACGGCTCACCGGAACGACCGACGCCGAGATACCGACCCGTTGGAGTTGCGTGGCGAGGTATCGAGCGACTTTGGTCGCGACAGCGTCCGCGTCGGCGGGGACCGTCTTTATCGAAAACGAAAGTTGTTGCTGGTGGTCGCGGGAGAACGTCGACTCGAGTTGCCTGATGCAACCGCTGGTCAGACCGACGCCTGTCAGGGCCAGAAGCGACCGTCTACTGAGTCGTGAAGTTGACATCGTCACGTGGAGGGCTGCTCGTCTCTATGTGCCTCTGAAGAGGGTTGGAGACCTTATTACACGGTGCCTAACTATATTAGACGCCCAGAAGGAGCGGCCACAGGAGGAGGGCCACCCAGAGACCGACGGCCGCCGGAAGTGCCACTCGCGTACTCTCGTCTGTCGCAGCACGGCGTGCCCCGACCACCGCCAACAGACCGAGCGAGACGAGGAGCACGAAGCGGTGCAAGACGAGGTCAATTGGGACGACACTGACGCCGACGAGGGCGAAATCGGCAACCAATCCGATGCCGTAGCCGAGGAATGCGAGACTGAACCAGCGTTCTGTCGCGGCATCTTTCGGGATACGAAGCGCGAGGTACGGCGGCGCAAACACGAACACAGGGTACAGAAGCCCTGCGATGACCTTCGGTTGATTCGGGGCGATGCCTTCGAGCGCGAGCGCTGCCGCTCTGACGACCAACGGGAGAGCAATCAGTGCCAAAAAGAGGGCGACGCTCCGCTGGAACCGGTCATCTGCGATGGGTGAGCGTTCGAGACGGTCGGTTGCAGTGTCGATATCGTCGGCGTCGATAGTCGTCGCGAGGAGGCCACCAACGCTTGCCACCACGAAGGCGAGCAGGGCGATGCTCGTCAGTCGGTGTGTCGACTCGGTTCCCAGTGAGAAGACGCCTGCGTCGAGAGCCTCGTCACGTTCCGCGTCGGCGTCGACTTCGCTCTCGACCGCCGTGTCCTCGACCGACGTATCGGACGCAAGTTGTGGTGGTGCGAGTTCGGTGACCGTCACCCACCCATCGGCGTCGAAGACGCCGCCATTCCCGTACCGCTCTCGTCGGACGTCGACGACGGCCGGTTGGTCCATCAGGTCACGCTCGACGGTGTGTTGCGGGCCGGCCAGACTCGTCACCGTGTGTCTGAGGCGGAACCAATCCCAGTAGTCTCGATGGGCCTGAATCGCGGTCCACGAGGTATTTCGACTCCCGACACCGTAGAGGCGGAGGTGGACGCGACTGCCGAAGTACGTCCCGTCGTGAAGTTGCATGGACTCGTCGACCCACCGTCCACCGGGGCCTTCGGTGTCGACGTACGTGTATCGGTCTGCACCCGTCGCCGGTCCCCAGACAGACTCACCCGTCTCCGGCGAGGCCTGCTCGCCAGCGGCCTCCTTCCACGACTCGGTCGTCTCGTCCCACCGCGCGTCCTGCGAGTAGACGAGGAGCGAGCGAACGCGCGCGGGGTCGCCCTTGACCACGAGGTTGATAGGCAACGTCAGCGTGTCGAACGACTTCGCTCGACTGGTGAACGGCCACAGGCGGTCTTCTTCGATGCCGACTGACACGAGGCTCACGTCTCGGGCTTCTTCGACACCGTCCGGTACGGCCGGCCCGCTGTCGAAGAGGTTCCCCGGCGTCACGTCGACGACGCTCACCGACGAAACGGCAGACGTCGACAGGACGACGAAGACCACGAGGACGACGAGGCCCCCGGAGCGCCGCGCGCGAGGTCGCATCCTTACACCCTTCAGCCGGTCAGAGACCCTAATTATTCCGTTGTTAAGTTGACGACGAAGTGGCATCGATGTCGCGTCTCGCCCACGGGAGGTTAGCGTCCAGATAGTTAGAACAGCCGCCGTCTACCATGAGGACAGATGGTCGAGCGCGCTCACGTACGGGCCGCTGCGGCGGTTGCCCTCCTCGTCTGCCTCGGCGTCGTTAGCGTCGCGGCCGCCACACAATCGGCACCCACGGTGACCGACGCGACGGCCGACGACATCCGTGTCGCGCCCGCCGACGGGATGACTGTGGTGGCTACCGACTCGAACACGTGGCTCGGACGCGAGCGCGACGGACCGCGAGCGAGCGCCGAACTCGTCGCCTTCGCCGCGGACGGGACCGTTGCCTACTACAACGGGTCGCACACTCGCTACTGGGACGTAGACCCCGTCGAAGGAACCACCGCGACTGTCGAATACCTCTATTCCGACCACCTCACCCCCGAGGCCTGCGGTGGCGACGAAGTGTGTACGCGGAACGGTATCGAACGCGTGAACCTGACCACCGGCGAGGTGGAGGTTATCTACAGTCGAGTGACACCCGGAAAGCACTCCACTCGCTGGCACGACGGTGACAGAATCGACGACGATTCGTACGTCGTCGCCGACATCGCACAGGACCGTGTCTTCGTGGTGAACACGACTTCTGGACTCGTCGAGTGGGCGTGGGACGCACAGGAGGACTTCGACACGGCGACGACCGGAGGCCCGTACCCCGAAGACTGGACGCACCTCAACGACGTCGAAGTCCTCCCGAACGGCCACATTCAGGTCAGCCTTCGCAACCACGACAGAGTGGTGTATCTCGACCGTGAGACCGGTCTCGTCGAAGAGCGAACCCTCGGAGACGGGTCTCACGATATCATCTACGAGCAGCACAATCCCGACTACCTCGTCAACGACGACGGGGACGACGCCGTCCTCGTCTCCGACTCGGAGAACAACCGACTCGTCGAGTATCGCTGGACCGACGGCCGGTGGGTTCGCTCGTGGGTCTGGCAAGACGACCGACTCCAGTGGCCCCGCGACGCAGACAGACTCCCGAACGGCCACACGCTCGTGACCGACTCGAACGGAAATCGGGTCTTCGAACTGGACGAGACGGGCGAAGTCGTCTGGAGCATCCCCGTCGCGTTCCCGTACGAAGCAGAGCGACTGGGAACCGGAGACGAGAGCGAAGGCGGGCCACCGGCCCACGAACTCGGCCTCGAAAACCGGACGGCAAGCGGCCTCACCGTCGGGGGCGACGGCAGAGCGCAAGTGTCGATACTTCCCGGTCCAGTCGTCAACGCACTGTACTACATCCTCCCACAGTGGATGGGTCCCGCGGCACTCATCGCGTCCAGTCTCGCGGGCGTCGTCGCACTCGGGTGGGCCGCCCTCGAACTTCGATGGTTCCCGTACCGCGTCGAACTGAACAACCCGTTTTCGATTCGGAGACGACCATGAGAGACGGTTCGCCGAACACGAGTCGACCAGAGCGAACGGAGCACGTGGGTTCAGTCCCCACCGCGTCGGCGGGGACAGACAGACAAGTATCAGCAGGGCTCGGCCCCGCGCCGACCGACCACAACAGGAGCGTCGCCGCCGAGGTCCGCGGACTCGGCCGAGATAGCCACGCCTGGTTCGGTCTCGCCCTCCTCGCCGGCCTCGTCGTCTCCGTGACGTACGTGTCGACCCACCCGTACCCGGCGTACGGCGCGGGCTTGTACCTCGAAATCGCGGAACAGATTCGTACCGATGGATACGCGCTCCCGACGACGATTCCGTACTACGCCGGGGGAATCCCGTTCGCGTACCCGCCGCTTCAGTTCTACGTCGTCGCACTGCTCACCGACCTTGGCGTGTCGGGACTGACCGTCAGTCGGATGCTCCCCGCCGTCGTGACGATTCTCTACCTCGTCCCCTACTACGGAATCGCCACTCGACTCCTCCCGACGAGACGGCAGGCAGGGTTCGCGACGCTCGTCCTCGCGGTCACCCCGCCGGTCCTCCAGTGGCACCTCTCGGCAGGCGGTATCGTCCGCGCGTCGGCGTTCTTCTTGGCCCTCTGCGGCATCTACGCCGGGACGAGAGTCTTCATCGATAGCGAGTGGCGGTGGGTCGGGTTCGGAACCATCTGTTTCGCACTCACCATCCTCTCGCATCCGGTCTACACCGTCTTCTTCGGCCTCAGTTGGCTGATTCTGTACGCGGCGTTCGACCGCTCGGTTCGTGGACTCGTGGGCGGGGCGGTAGTCGCCGTCGGTGGTCTCGTCGTCGCCTCACCGTGGTGGATGCAGGTCGTCTCACACCACGGCGTCCAGGTGTTTACAGGTGCCGCGGGGAGTCACAGCGGCATCGCGGGCGGCCTCGGGCGACTCCTCGACCAGTTCGTCTACCCGTTCGACCCGACTGTCGTCACAGTGTTCTTCGTCGCGAGTTTCGTCTCCGCACTCGTCCTCGTCCACCGCGAGAAGTACGTCCTTCCAACGTGGCTCTTCCTCTCGGCGTACGTCCTCGGAAAAGAGCGATTCCAGTTCGTCGCGGGCGCGATGATGATATCGACGGTGTTCTTCGCCATCGCAGTCCCCCGACTGGCCGAGACGCTACGAGGGACGTTCGATACACGGCAGACGATGGCCGCCACGTTCGCCCTCGTCCTCGTCTGTGCGTTCAGCCTCGGAGGGTTCTACGCGGGGAGCGAACTCGGCTCAGCACACCACGGGAGTCCGAGTCTCCCACCGTTCTTCGACGACGACGACAGACGAGCGATGGAGTGGGCCGCAAACCACACCGACGGGAACGCCACGTTCGTCGTCTTGTCGGACGCCGCAGAGTGGTTTCCACACTACACCAAGCGACAGATACTGGTCGGTCCGTGGGGCGTCGAGTGGGTAAGTCCCGAACGGTACTACGACCAACTCGCGGCCTTCAAAGACGGGAGTACGTGCGA is a window from the Haloferax litoreum genome containing:
- a CDS encoding ABC transporter substrate-binding protein → MSTSRLSRRSLLALTGVGLTSGCIRQLESTFSRDHQQQLSFSIKTVPADADAVATKVARYLATQLQRVGISASVVPVSREELLRSVLLNHDFDVYVYRFPLPWDPDFLRPLLHSRYAPDVGWQNPFGYGDLSLDSLLERQQTERGVVRTSTLTDAQHRIAENQPFTPVAIPHTARATRPDRVDWPVDEPIHSVAAYLGARPVETRRFPSRVPPTAAVGNVTTNESTQTTPATTDTATDAPQATNRLRMTMTDARPTENLNPLSTPFRSDGTFIRLVYDSLGRVLDDEMHPWMAASWDWLDDDSSTLSVRLRDDLEWHDGNAITAADVAFTFRFLADTSLGSLDQLVPSPEYRGRASLVDSVSAASSREVHLGFGDVDEAVALRALSVPILPEHVWEPYARPTSVSWLDGGRVTEALVRNNLEPVGSGPFRVTGTSFRESLSLEPFDAHFLATQTLDESLARFEGGFAFDGLEFIVAPSGGSAIKLLSDGVVDATAGLLSSDAVKSALATPDISVRTGVSQWCYHVGYNLRKPPFTNPRFRRAVARLVARPYLTESVFDGRAYGVMSPLATTEFSPTGESWTAVLDELRFVGNHRTGSLDTSSARSLFEDAGYTYSKSGELLVQR
- a CDS encoding aryl-sulfate sulfotransferase, translated to MVERAHVRAAAAVALLVCLGVVSVAAATQSAPTVTDATADDIRVAPADGMTVVATDSNTWLGRERDGPRASAELVAFAADGTVAYYNGSHTRYWDVDPVEGTTATVEYLYSDHLTPEACGGDEVCTRNGIERVNLTTGEVEVIYSRVTPGKHSTRWHDGDRIDDDSYVVADIAQDRVFVVNTTSGLVEWAWDAQEDFDTATTGGPYPEDWTHLNDVEVLPNGHIQVSLRNHDRVVYLDRETGLVEERTLGDGSHDIIYEQHNPDYLVNDDGDDAVLVSDSENNRLVEYRWTDGRWVRSWVWQDDRLQWPRDADRLPNGHTLVTDSNGNRVFELDETGEVVWSIPVAFPYEAERLGTGDESEGGPPAHELGLENRTASGLTVGGDGRAQVSILPGPVVNALYYILPQWMGPAALIASSLAGVVALGWAALELRWFPYRVELNNPFSIRRRP
- a CDS encoding ArnT family glycosyltransferase produces the protein MRDGSPNTSRPERTEHVGSVPTASAGTDRQVSAGLGPAPTDHNRSVAAEVRGLGRDSHAWFGLALLAGLVVSVTYVSTHPYPAYGAGLYLEIAEQIRTDGYALPTTIPYYAGGIPFAYPPLQFYVVALLTDLGVSGLTVSRMLPAVVTILYLVPYYGIATRLLPTRRQAGFATLVLAVTPPVLQWHLSAGGIVRASAFFLALCGIYAGTRVFIDSEWRWVGFGTICFALTILSHPVYTVFFGLSWLILYAAFDRSVRGLVGGAVVAVGGLVVASPWWMQVVSHHGVQVFTGAAGSHSGIAGGLGRLLDQFVYPFDPTVVTVFFVASFVSALVLVHREKYVLPTWLFLSAYVLGKERFQFVAGAMMISTVFFAIAVPRLAETLRGTFDTRQTMAATFALVLVCAFSLGGFYAGSELGSAHHGSPSLPPFFDDDDRRAMEWAANHTDGNATFVVLSDAAEWFPHYTKRQILVGPWGVEWVSPERYYDQLAAFKDGSTCENESCLTDSMASVGASPEYLYVPVGTYTVRGLEADGTRELRASLAESNRYRRVYGNRGVVIYRIVHSENSTAD